The region AACATGTCGAAGGGCGCACGCTGCGGGATATACAGCAAGCTGGTGTACTCCTGCTTACCTTCTACACGGTTGTGGCTCCAGATCGCCGGATCGCTGTAATCATGGGCGATGTGTTTATAGAACTCGTTGTACTCGTCGTCGCTGATTTCAGACTTGTTGCGCGTCCAGAGTGCCTGGGCTTTGTTGATCTTCTCCCAGCTGGTGGTATCGCTCTCTTCGTCTTTGGTTTCAATCTCAACCGGCAGCGCAATGTGATCGGAGTATTTGCTGATGACATTGCGTACACGCCACGCGTCGAGGAAATCATCTTCGCCTTCGCGGAAGTGCAGCGTGATCTCGGTACCACGATCGGCTTTCTCGATTTCTGCCAGGGTGTATTCACCCTCGCCTGCGGACTCCCAGAACACCGCTTCGTCGGCCTTAGCGCCAGCCGCGCGAGTGCGCACGGTGACTTTATCGGCAACGATGAACGCTGAGTAGAAGCCCACACCGAACTGACCGATCAGTTGGCTGTCTTTTGCCTGGTCAGAACCCATGGACTCAAGGAAGGATTTGGTGCCGGATTTCGCGATAGTGCCGAGGTTCTCAATCACCTCGTCGCGACGCATACCGATACCGTTGTCGCTCAAGGTCAGCGTACGATTGTCCTTATCGACCGAGATACGCACGCGCAGGTCGCCATCGCCCTCATACAGATCCGGCGTGGACAGTGCGCGGAAACGCAGTTTGTCAGCGGCATCAGAGGCGTTGGAGATCAGCTCACGCAGGAAAATCTCTTTGTTTGAATAGAGGGAGTGAATCATCAGGTGCAGAAGTTGTTTTACCTCTGACTGGAAGCCACGCGTCTCTTGTCCTTTCATGGTCATTGCTACCTCAACTAAATGGGGGTTGATCATAGGTTGAGAGAGAAATGGGGATGATGGCGGGAATTTCAAGCCGATGTCGGTGAAGACATCGGCAAGTGATTAGAATTTAATCTTATGGCGTCCGGCAAGTGAGTGCGACAGCGTGGTGCCATCGACCATTTCCAGCTCACCACCGACCGGTACACCGTGCGCGATGCGGCTGGCATCGACGCCATATTGCCCGCACAGTTCAGCGATGTAGTTGGCCGTGGCTTCACCTTCCACCGTCGGGTTGGTGGCGAGGATGACTTCGGTCAGTGTTTCACGCTCCAGGCGCTGCTCTAACCGATCCAGACCGATATCCTGCGGGCCGATGCCATCCAGCGGTGACAAATGGCCCATCAGCACAAAATAGCGGCCGCCAAACTGGCCGGTTTGCTCAATGGCGTGGATATCGGCAGGACTTTCCACCACGCAAATCTGGCCGTTTTGTTGACGACGCGGATTGGCGCAGATGGTGCAAATTTCCTGCTCGGTGAAGGTGCGGCAATCGGCACAGTGGCCGATTTCCGACATCGCGCGGGTCAAAGCCTGCGCCAGACGCATGCCACCGCTACGATCGCGCTGTAACAGCTGAAAAGCCATGCGCTGCGCCGATTTCGGGCCCACGCCCGGCAGGCAGCGCAGCGACTCCATCAAAGATTCAAGCAGTGGACTGGTTTGCATCAGAACGGCATCTTGAAGCCAGGTGGCAGCTGCATACCAGAAGACACAGAAGCCATTTTCTCTTTCTGCGTTTCGTCGATACGACGTGCTGCATCGTTGAAGGCTGCCGCAATCAGATCTTCCAGCATGTCTTTGTCGTCTTCCAGCAAGCTAGGATCGACTTCAACACGGCGGCAGTTATGTGCACCGTTGATGGTGACTTTGACCAGGCCAGCGCCTGATTCACCGGTCACTTCCAGCGCGGCAATCTCTTCCTGAACTTTGGCCATTTTGTCTTGCATCTGCTGGGCCTGTTTCATCAGGTTGCCCAATCCGCCTTTACCAAACATAGTCTTCTCTCTCTGCTGGGGCTGCGCGCCACTCACGCGCGACAGCGGGTGTTCAAACGGGTCGAATACTCTCTTCATCCAGATCGGCATCGAAGAATCGACGCAATGTCTGAATGTGAGTATCGCTTTCAATCGACTGGCGCGCCTGCACCAGTTTCTCTTCATAAATGGCCTGACGCCATTCCAGTGGCGTCAACACCGCAGGATTATCGTCTTCAACGATGATCAGTTCAACCGTTTGTCCGGCTGCCTGACTGAGCGCTTCCGTCAGCGCCTGTTTTGCCGACGCTGAATTCAGGTGACGCTGACTGCTGCGCAAATGCAGCGTGACGGCGTTCTCGCCCACCTCTTTCCACGCGTTTAACGCCACCTGCTGCACCAGTTTTGGCAACGTCAGTGCGGCTATTTCGGCGGCCCACGCATCGCGCTGCTGGGCCTCTTCGGCCAGACGAAGCGCCAGCTCAGGCGTTTTCTCATGCTCCAGAGCGGAACGCAAGGCTTTTGGCGTTGCGATGGGCTCCGCTTTTACCTCGACCGTTTGCTGGGCTTTCCAGCGATAGGCTTCTGGCTTCGCGGGCGCTTTTACCGCGGGTTCCGATGCGCGCTGTTGCACGCGCTCGGTGACACTGGCAAGACGTTCCAGCGCCGGGTTCGCCGGCCGCGCGGGACGCGCTGCCGGCTCACTCTTTTTTGCTTTGCCGGCTCCCTGACGCAGTAACTGCGTTCGCGCCTGTAACAGCTGGCTGGTGGAGTCAGACAAATGTTCGGGCGCCGGTTGCATATCCGCGTAATCATCGGCCATCGGCGGTGCGTCCTGCATCGGCGGCGCCATTTGCGGCTGGGCTGCAGAAGTGGGGCGAGATGCCGAAGAGGAGGCGGCGTGAGCTGAACCCGCTGGTGTTGCTGTCGCGACAGCGTTGGCTGAAGTCACTGGCGTTGCTGACGCAGTAACCTGAGCGGAAGAGGCCGGCGCAGCAACGCCTGCAGATGCAGCAGACGCTTGCGGTGCCGCCTGCGGAATCAGACTGGGCCTGGCAACCGGCTCAGCGATGGTCGCCTGTGGATGGAACGCCAGCGCGCGCAGCAGCGTCATCTCGACGCCGAGGCGACGATCCGGTGCCAGCGGCAGATCTTTACGTCCCATCAACAAAGTTTGGTAATAGAGCTGTACATCGGCGGGCGGTAACACGCGTGCCAAATCGCGCAGGCGCTGCGCCTGATTCACATCGTCCTCGCCCAGTGAAGCCGGCAACAGTTGCACCATCGCCACGCGATGCAGCAAACGCAGCATTTCGACCAACAGCGCTTCCCACTCAACACCGCGTGATGCTGCCTGATTCAGCAGAGCCATCACCTGTTCGCCCTGCCCCTCCACCAGCGCTTCAATCAGCGCCAGCGGCTGTTCGTCATCCAGCGTGCCCAGCATTTGCGCCACGGTTTCACGCGTCACGCTGCCCTGCCCCATGGCAATCGCCTGGTCAGTGAGGCTTAGCGCATCACGCATACTGCCGTCAGCGGCACGCGCCAGCAGGTGCAGCGCTCGCGGCTCGGCGGCAATCTGCTCCTGCTGCAATATATGCACCAGCTGCTGCTGGATTTGTTCGACGTCGAGCGCTTTAAGATGGAACTGCAGGCAACGCGACAGAATGGTCACTGGCAGTTTTTGCGGATCGGTGGTTGCCAGCAGGAATTTGACGTGCGAAGGCGGCTCTTCCAGCGTTTTCAACAGCGCATTGAAGCTGTGACGCGAGAGCATGTGCACTTCATCGATCAGGTAAACCTTGAAGCGACCGCGCGCCGGTGCGTATTGCACATTATCCAGCAAATCGCGCGTGTCTTCGACTTTGGTCCGTGACGCTGCATCAATCTCGATCAGATCGACAAAGCGTCCCTGCTCAATTTCACGGCAGTTATCACACTGACCACAAGGCGTAGAGGTGATGCCGGTTTCGCAGTTGAGGCCTTTCGCCAGCAAACGGGCGATCGAGGTTTTCCCTACGCCGCGCGTACCGGAAAAGAGATAAGCATGATGGATTCGTCCCAGTGACAACCCGTTGGCCAGCGCGGTCAGCACATGTTCCTGACCGACTACGTCAGCGAAAGCCTGGGGACGCCATTTTCGCGCTAGTACCTGATAGCTCATGTGGATTCAATCACTGGATTTTATTGAGTTGGCACAGCGGTGCGGCTAAATGAACCGGGTTCCGCCACAAGAAAAAGGGGAAAAATGCAGCTTCGCAAACCCTGTGTATATGGGCAGTAGTCTAACAGCCACAACAGGATATGCCTATACCCGACATACTTCACGTTGCAGGTGATGAATTTTTATCGCGCACTTGCAATGGCGGAACGATTTATCGAGCTTTGATACAAGGGCACGGCGGCAGGGATGCGTAATGAAATGCGCCGCGACGGCTATTGCCTGCGGCGCACAGGCCTTAGTGGCCGGGGAAATTCACGAGGCTGTAGCAGTCAATGCCGATCGCCTTAAGGCGCGCTTCACCACTCAGATCAAACAGGTTGATCACAAACGCAGCATCTTTCACTTCACCACCGGCACGGCGGATCAGTTTTACTGTGGCTTCCAGCGTTCCGCCGGTGGCCAGCAGATCGTCCACCACCAGCACCACATCGCCTGGCTTGATGGCATCTTTGTGCAGCTCCAGCGCATCAGAACCGTACTCCAGCTCATAGCTCTCGCTGTAGGTTTCACGCGGCAGCTTGCCGGGTTTGCGCACCGGGACAAAGCCTACGCCCAGACCCAGCGCCACAGGTGCACCAAACAGGAAGCCACGCGCTTCCGTACCCACCACTTTGGTGATGCCTTTGTCACGATAGCGCTCAACCAGAATGGCAATCGACGCGGCATACGCCTGCGGATCTTCCATTAAGCTGGTGACGTCACGGAACAGGATGCCCGGCTTAGGGTAGTCAGGGATGCTTTTGATGCTGTTTTTGATGAGTTCAAGCTGCTGAGCAGTTGCGGTCATAAGTGTTACGCCTGGAAAAATATCTAATACGCGCAGCATCCGACAGCGCCAATACCCGGAAACCGGGTTAAGCGAAGACGTTTAGAAGGGAAGCCACGCACGAAGATGCCCAAATCTATGCAAATACCCGGCTAAATGCAACCCTGCCGCGCTTAATCGCCGCTGTCATCCTTTTCTGCCACCACCGGAATGCGCCACATAAATAGCAGCAGCGCGCACAACATGATGCCCAGCATGATGCGCACCCATAGCATGTTAACCAGATAGAGAGAGACGGCAAAGGTGATGACAATCAGCAACATGGCACGGCCTTTGGCGCCGGGCGGCATGGCGCGATGTTGCTGCCAGTGGCGAATGTAGC is a window of Pantoea rwandensis DNA encoding:
- a CDS encoding DUF454 family protein, with protein sequence MQRIFLLCLGWLAIVLGTLGIVLPLLPTTPFVLLAAWCFARSSPRFHHWLLWRSPFGRYIRHWQQHRAMPPGAKGRAMLLIVITFAVSLYLVNMLWVRIMLGIMLCALLLFMWRIPVVAEKDDSGD
- the recR gene encoding recombination mediator RecR; translation: MQTSPLLESLMESLRCLPGVGPKSAQRMAFQLLQRDRSGGMRLAQALTRAMSEIGHCADCRTFTEQEICTICANPRRQQNGQICVVESPADIHAIEQTGQFGGRYFVLMGHLSPLDGIGPQDIGLDRLEQRLERETLTEVILATNPTVEGEATANYIAELCGQYGVDASRIAHGVPVGGELEMVDGTTLSHSLAGRHKIKF
- a CDS encoding YbaB/EbfC family nucleoid-associated protein; protein product: MFGKGGLGNLMKQAQQMQDKMAKVQEEIAALEVTGESGAGLVKVTINGAHNCRRVEVDPSLLEDDKDMLEDLIAAAFNDAARRIDETQKEKMASVSSGMQLPPGFKMPF
- the dnaX gene encoding DNA polymerase III subunit gamma/tau; translated protein: MSYQVLARKWRPQAFADVVGQEHVLTALANGLSLGRIHHAYLFSGTRGVGKTSIARLLAKGLNCETGITSTPCGQCDNCREIEQGRFVDLIEIDAASRTKVEDTRDLLDNVQYAPARGRFKVYLIDEVHMLSRHSFNALLKTLEEPPSHVKFLLATTDPQKLPVTILSRCLQFHLKALDVEQIQQQLVHILQQEQIAAEPRALHLLARAADGSMRDALSLTDQAIAMGQGSVTRETVAQMLGTLDDEQPLALIEALVEGQGEQVMALLNQAASRGVEWEALLVEMLRLLHRVAMVQLLPASLGEDDVNQAQRLRDLARVLPPADVQLYYQTLLMGRKDLPLAPDRRLGVEMTLLRALAFHPQATIAEPVARPSLIPQAAPQASAASAGVAAPASSAQVTASATPVTSANAVATATPAGSAHAASSSASRPTSAAQPQMAPPMQDAPPMADDYADMQPAPEHLSDSTSQLLQARTQLLRQGAGKAKKSEPAARPARPANPALERLASVTERVQQRASEPAVKAPAKPEAYRWKAQQTVEVKAEPIATPKALRSALEHEKTPELALRLAEEAQQRDAWAAEIAALTLPKLVQQVALNAWKEVGENAVTLHLRSSQRHLNSASAKQALTEALSQAAGQTVELIIVEDDNPAVLTPLEWRQAIYEEKLVQARQSIESDTHIQTLRRFFDADLDEESIRPV
- the apt gene encoding adenine phosphoribosyltransferase, producing MTATAQQLELIKNSIKSIPDYPKPGILFRDVTSLMEDPQAYAASIAILVERYRDKGITKVVGTEARGFLFGAPVALGLGVGFVPVRKPGKLPRETYSESYELEYGSDALELHKDAIKPGDVVLVVDDLLATGGTLEATVKLIRRAGGEVKDAAFVINLFDLSGEARLKAIGIDCYSLVNFPGH